The following nucleotide sequence is from Apium graveolens cultivar Ventura chromosome 4, ASM990537v1, whole genome shotgun sequence.
AAATGGAACAATTGCATCCCAGCCGTCCATTGGTAAAGATCCCAAGGCAACTCTGATGGAGAAAGGACACCTGACCACACAGTCCATCCGAACCGTCCAATCAATCACCAACCAAGAATGATCAAAGACCAGGATGAAAAGGTacaaaccccaaaaacccaaaatctcgggacctataaaaggccccaaaaagagagttttaggggttgaaaaacatttgactgctacacacctatacacacaccatcacatatattttgaatagctccttcttcccttttcttcttcttaaaGAAAACCCATTTTTTTACTCTCACATCGGAGTTGGCGCGGGAGAcaacccccctccggttctgttttgcagaGACCCCTACCTAGCAGGTTAACCTCATTTCAACCGCTATGGGAACTGGGTCCTAGCCCACGTGAGAAGGGAGAAGACCCAGGAAGAAACAGAGTTATCATATATAATCCGTGTACTTTAGTGTACTAAAGAGGGTAAATACGAATATATTAGTTCCGGGTTAGTGTCACCAAATTGGTACACAAATGCAAATATGGGTTGGATTCGAATTTAAGATTTGATACACGAAAATACGAAAGTACACGGAATATTTGTACTCGTTCTCCGGGTCTAGTAACAAGGTACCCGGACCCCCTTTTATAACAGATAAAACAACCTGACACCTCAAAGCTGATCAGTGACTAATACAAAAATATTGTAATCCACGTTTAAGTGTCCGTTGCTTTTAATtgcttttaattgtattttactaACTTATTTTTAGTTAAGAAACCAGATAAAGGACCGGTATAAAAGTCGGTAAAAAAAATAATGAGATAAAAAAAATAGGATGTTGGATTCACTGTGCTCGACGAGGAGGACAATATCATCAGTTCAATGAAATTTTCGAATAAAACTTACAAAATCTATCTTTTAACTTTTACAAGTTACACAACATTTTTTAATAAGATGAAACAAAATTTTGAATGGTTATAATTTATAGTTTGCGTTAGATTAATCATTTTAGAAATCAGAACGCCTTAATAATTTGTGTTAAATTAGTCATTTTAAAAGTCATGATCAGTATTCTGAAAATTTCCGATTCAATCAATTAATGTTCGATTAATCCAAAGAACCCGACTGATTcaatttttgaaatccgattaatcttcgaattttacTTTATTGAAGTATAtctaataatttattaaaattaaaatactatactaacttaaatatgaataattataaaaattatgatataataagtatatatttattaataaataattaatataatcataataatatattaaatataatttaatatataatatattcgATTTTTACTCTGCTTATTTTTCGATtttcaattaattataaattaataactCGACCGATTTTCCCCGAAACCGATTTTTCGACACTTGTCATGACGCCAAattttttagttttaaaaatgCCTAACTTCTATATAGGCAGTACAGTACCGCAGTAGGCTCCTGTGAAACTATTAAAATTGATTTTAGGTTTATTTTTTTACAAGAAAAATGATTTTAGTTTGTATGAGAGGGTGAAATTACTTAAAGATGAGTTTTCTGAGTGCAGGAAAAAGAGAcaaaaagaaaggaaaacaaTTTTGGTTTTTTACATCTGTAGTTCCAAATTTACGaggaaaaaaaagagaaaaaaatctATGAAATTTCATCTCATTCAGAGTTCACATACCCAACCAATTTTTTCCATGTTTAATCTTCTCTGGATTAAAACTGGAGATTTGAACGTAACCCATTTTTTTTGTTTCTTCATTTCACTTGATCTTCATCAAACCATAAAGCCCACAATAATGTAGTGCCATTGAGGAGGGTGAGAGAAATGAAAAGTAGATGGaaatgaatatttttaaaaactagCCTCCGATTCATTGACAATGTCCTTATTTTCGAAAGAAAGGAATAAGCCATGCCATGGCCATGGAACTGGGAAATGTGGACGACTTGGCCAAAAGACATGCTAATTACAAGTCATAAATAACATACTAACATAAATGTGTACACACTATTGGGTACTTTGAACAACGTAGGGAGCCACAAGTTCAGCTCATCCCTTTGTATCACAACACGTACGGTCCCCATTAGGGCTAGGTATGGCAACCGAGCTGCCCATCTTTTTCCCTAATTTATTGTTCTTTTTTCAATTTCACCCTGTAGGTGTCAAGTACACACATTTTTTTGGTTCTTCTTATCAATAACAAGAATTACTATTATAATCCTCAAGTTTCTGCTTTGGTGTTCTTTATGTGAATCATTAAACTAAACCTATTTAACCTCCAATCCATCAAATGCCGGGATTAGCTCAGTTGGTTAAATATGGATAACTATTTTTTGATCACAAGTTTAGATCCCACGTTAAAAAAAAATTAGGTGACAGGAAGGAGTAACATATCAGGGTAAATTTGACCTGCCTGAAATTGAtccattttttttttctttttaataagAATAGACTTCCTTCGTATTTATTTTTGACCCCGTCACTGCCTATTTGATAAAAAAATGATTACTTTCATTACCAAACCGCAACTCTTTCCATAACTCTGACATTTTAAATTCACCGAGAGATTTAGTAATTTGAATTGCTGTAACCAATTGTTGAACAGTAGCATCAGCATAGCAGGCTGTCAAACAGATTTGTTGCAGTAAATAATCACAATAAATTGAGTAGGAACACAGTAATTAATGTACAAACAATTACAATGAGCTACTACTAATTCCACGTGGCATAACCTCACACGTCCATAACCTCAGGCAGGTTCGCCCTTACTCATATTTGGAGTATGTTCTGAATCATCCACCAAGTGGGGGGATCACTGTACTTAATTATTTAAATGGCCCCAAACAAGTTGCATTCATCGAACTATATTGACTAGCCCCCTTCCAGGTACGTCCATTGTGAGCCATCCTAATAAGTTTTCATGTACTATATAAACTAGATGAGCACCACTCCTACTCTCCAACAAAAACACAAAGAGTCTTGCTATCATTTAGCCAACAAAAAAAACAGAGAAGTCATCGAGGTGTAACATAAAAAGAAGAAAGATCAGGAGGAAATCAATCGATATTCATCGATGGCGTGTTTTTGCTTCTTGGTGGATCAAAGGAGGATGCTGAGGAGGGCGAAACCGGTGGCAGGAACATGTTCTAAGTGTGGTTGTGGTGCCAAAGTTGCAGACATGCAAGTCTCCACAAGATTTTGTAACATCCCGCTTTATTGGGAAACCTGGAAAGCTATTGTCTGTACTTACTGCGGAGCAACTCTCAAGTCTTACAAATgatccttcatttctcactcacaCTCCCATACACAAACACATGTCCAGCAAATTCAGTTTTTGAATATTGTTGAGCGTTATGTAATATTACACGTAATCATACGACAGCAGATATTGCATTAGCTATGCAGATTTAGAACTTTGATGTTTTCGCAACTTTTGTAAACCAGGTTGTTGTTTCCTGAAAATTGTGGATATGGTATAAATATACAGGTTATaatgaaaagaaaataaattacaTTGAAAAAGCAATTAGTTTGATCTAAAGATATTATTGTCTGGGATTAATCTGTTTCTGAGGCATGACACACTGAAACTTTGAGATAATCTTTGGCCGCCACAGAGAATTGTCAAAGTGAGAAGAAGCCGCATCAAAAGTGGCTAGTAGTAATGCACTATTACTGCTTGAAAAGGGGTGTGTGTCTCCTTCATACTTAATATATAGTAAGAGATTAATAATTTGTCTACATTCTTTTCTTTTGCAAGAAAATCCCCGAACATTTTTAACCATACATTTCCGGATTGTCAATTTCTAACTTATACTCCAGAAAATGAATTTCTAACCGTGTGACATCCAAGTAGAGGTAAATTTCTTTTGGTTTAAAACGCGAAAAAATAATCTTCTTCCGCAGAATAAATAAAAAA
It contains:
- the LOC141717226 gene encoding uncharacterized protein LOC141717226, which gives rise to MACFCFLVDQRRMLRRAKPVAGTCSKCGCGAKVADMQVSTRFCNIPLYWETWKAIVCTYCGATLKSYK